Part of the Sphingomonas morindae genome, CGATGCTGCCATCGGGCGCGATCAGCCCGGCGCGGCGGCTGACGGCGACGAGCGTGCCGAGATTGTCGAACAGGTCGACGAACAGGAAGACAAAGAGGATCTCGAGCAGGCCGACGCCGTGGCGGCCGAGCAGGCCGGAGAAATCGAGCGCCAGCGCCGTGCCCCGGATCGCGCCCAGATCATAGCCGGGCGCGGGCGCGCCGCTCTGGCCGAACCAGGCCGCGACCAGGCTGGTCGCCAAGATGCCGATCAGCATCGCGCCGCGCACGCGCCACAGGCTCAGGGCGGCGATCAGCGCCAGGCCGAACAGCGCGCACAGCGCGCCCGGCCGGTGGAGATCGCCCAGCGTCACGAAGGTGGCGGGGCTCGCCGCCACCAGCCCGGCGTTGCGCAGCCCGATAAAGCCGATGAACAGCCCGATCCCGCCCGCCACGGCGGCGAAGAGCGGCGCCGGGATGGCGGCGACGATCATCTGCCGCACGCCGGCCAGCGTCAGCGCGAGAAAGGCGAGCCCCGAAAGGAAGACGCACGCCAGCGCGGTGGGCCAGGGAATGCCCATGGCCTGCACCACGGTGAAGGCGAAATAGGCGTTCAGCCCCATGCCCGGCGCCAGCGCCAGCGGCACATTGGCGAGCAGCCCCATCAGGATCGAGGCGAAGCCGGCGGCGAGGCAGGTGGCGGCCGCGACGCCGGCCGGCGGCATCCCGGCCGCGCCCAGAATGGCCGGGTTCACCAGCACGATATAGGCCATGGTGAGAAAGCTGGTGGCGCCCGCCACCAGTTCGGTGCGCAGGTCGCTGCCCCGCGCGGCGAGGGCGAAGCGGCGATCGAGGGCGAGGGAGACTATGGCGTCGGCCTTTCCGCGGGCGGGGGCGGCGCCGCCCGGCGCGAGCGGCGGCCGCCCCCGCCAGTCTAGCCGGCGGCGCGGCGCTGGCAAGCGGCGCGCCGGTGGGGCTCAGGCGGGGCTGGGCGGCGCGTCGCTGCGGTCATGGTGCGGGGTCTCGCCCAAGACCACCGCCAGGCTGCCCGCCAGGATCAGCAGCCCGCCCGCCGCCAGGCTCCAGGTCAGCCTGTCGCCGAACAGCGAGACGCCGAGGATCGCGCCGAGCAGCGGCTCGATATTGATGAACACGCCCGCGCTGGCGCTGCCCACGCGCGACGCGCCATAATCCCAGGCGGCGGTGGCGACCATGGTGGAGAGCAGCCCCTGGCCGATGATCCCCGCCCAGGCCGGCGCGCTCAGCCGCAGCGGCGGCGGGCCGTGCAGCACCAGCACCAGCGGCAGCAGCACCATCGTCGCCACCACCACCGTCACCGCCGGCATGGCGAGCGCGCCGCCGCCCGCCGGCGCATGTTTGAGCGCGTAGAACCAGCCGAGGAAGAGCAGCAGCGAACCGAGCGAAAGGGCCACGCCGAGCAGCGAGCCGGCATCGCCCGGATGGCCGGCGATCAGCGCCGCCCCCAGCGTCGCCGCCGCCACCCCGCCCCACACCTGCCACGAGGTCCGCTCGCCGAGCAGCCGGGCGGAGACCGCGATCAGCGCCGGCATGGCGCCGACCAGCAGCGCCGCAAGCGTCACGCTCACGCGCGCCAGCCCCTCGAACTGGACGAGGAAGGCGATGCCGTAGAGCAGGCCCGCGCCGAGCACGCGCGCCGAGCGGAACAGGGCGCGGTTCTCGGCCCGGCCGAGCGCGAAGGGCAGGGCGGCCAGCGCCGCCACCAGGAAGCGCAGCAGCACGACATGCGCCGCGTCCGTCTCGGCGAGCGCCAGCTTGCCCAGGGGAAAGCCCAGCCCCCAGCACAGGCCGGCGACGAGCAGCATGAGAAAGGCGGTGCGGCGCATGGTGCGCTCATGGCGCAAAGCGCGCCCCGGCGCGAGAGGGGGGATGCGCCGATAGCCGCTTTGCCGCGCCGGTCGCTTGGGCTAGACGGCTCCGATGGCCGAACGCCGCGCGCCCGAACCATTTTTCGCGGACAAGAACCGCGCCTTCTGGTTGCTGCAATCGGCCGGCTGGGCCGGCTATTTCATTCTGCGCACGCTCACCGGCATCGCCAATGCCATGGGGCTGCTGTTCATCGTCCCCTCGGCGCTCGCCACCGCCACCGGCTATTCGCTCACGCTGCTGATGGGCGCGGCGTTCCGCCGGCTGATCCAGGCCCGGCCGATCTGGACGTGGAGCATGTCGATCGTGCTGCTCGTGGCCGCCTCGGCGGCCTTCTCCACCATCGAGGTCTGGGCGCACGCCACCTTTTACCGGCCCGGCATCCGGCCCGAGGGCGCGCAGTTCCTCGGCGCGATCATCCTCGATTTCGCGGTGCTGGCGGCCTGGTCCGCGCTCTATTACGCGATCAACTTCTATCTCAAGCTCGAGCAGCAGACCGATCAGCTGGAGCGGCTCGAAGGCCAGGCCTCGGCCGCGCAGCTGGCGATGCTCCGCTACCAGCTCAATCCGCACTTCCTGTTCAACACGCTCAACTCCATCTCGACGCTGGTCTTGCTCAAGCAGACCGACCGGGCGAACATGATGCTCAGCCGGCTGTCGGCCTTTCTGCGCTACACGCTCGTCAACGAGCCGACCGCGCAGGTGACGCTGGCGCAGGAGGTCGAGACGCTGAAACTCTATCTCGAGATCGAGAAGATGCGCTTCGAGGAGCGGCTGCGCGCCCATTTCGACGTGGAGGCGGCGGCCGCGGGCACGCGCCTGCCCTCGCTGCTGCTCCAGCCGCTGGTCGAAAACGCCATCAAATACGCCGTCACCCCGCAGGAAGAGGGCGCCGACATCGCGGTGACGGCTCGCCTGATCGGTGACAGGGTGCAAATCGCCGTGACGGATACGGGGCCGGGGTTGAACGATGGCGGCCAGCGCGCCACCTCGTCCATGGGTGTGGGTCTCGCCAATATCCGCGAGAGACTCGCCCAGGCCTATGGGCCGCGCCACAGCTTCGAGGCGCATCCCTTGGCCGAGGGCGGTTTTTCGGTGCGGATCGAGATCCCGGCCGAGTCAGTACCGAAGGAAATTGCATGACGATACGGACGATCCTGGTCGACGATGAGTCGCTGGCGATTCAGGGGCTCCAGCTGCGGCTGGCCCGGCACGAGGATGTCGAGGTGATCGACACCTGCCTCAATGGCCGCGAGGCGATCCGCGCGATCAAGACCCACAAGCCCGATCTCGTCTTTCTCGATATCCAGATGCCCGGTTTCGATGGCTTCTCGGTAATCCAGGGGCTGATGGAGGTGGAGCCGCCGCTGTTCGTGTTCGTCACCGCCTATTCCGATCATGCGATCCGCGCCTTCGAGGCGCAGGCGACCGATTATCTGATGAAGCCGGTGGAGGAGGATCGCCTCGCCGATACGCTCGATCGCGTCCGCCAGCGGCTCGCCGAGCGCAAGGGGGTGGAGGAGGTCGGCCGACTCAAGGAGGCGCTGGCCGAACATGCGCCCGAGGCCGCCGAGGCGATCACCGACGGGCATGACGGGCCGGCCGCCAACCGCTACGAGAAGCTGATCAACATCAAGGATCGCGGCCAGATCTTCCGCGTCGATGTCGATACGATCGAGCGGATCGACGCCGCCGGCGATTATATGTGCATCTATACCGGCGACAACACGCTGATCCTGCGCGAAACCATGAAGTTCCTGGAGAAGCGGCTGGATCCCCGCCGCTTCCAGCGGGTGCACCGCTCCACCATCGTCAATCTCGATCTGGTCCGCCAGGTCAAGCCGCACACCAATGGCGAATGCTTCCTGGTGCTGGAATCGGGCGCGCAGGTGAAGGTGTCGCGCTCCTACAAGGATGTCGTCGCGCGCTTCGTCCACTGATCGGCGCGGGGGCGGCGGGCCGTGTGGCCGCGCCGCCCCGCGCGGCTCAGGCCTCGATCCGCACCGGCACGCCCTTGGCCGCCGGCGTCTTCGAGGCCTGGTCATGATACCAGAGCGGGATCAGGGCGTTGCACTCGGGATAATAGCCGCCCAGACAGCCATCGGGCAGCGCGAAGGGCAGCACCTTGAGCCCGCCGACGCGGCGATGCACGCCATCCCCGGCATCGCTCACCAGCGCCACGCGCTGGCCTTCGTGCAGCCCGGCCCGCTCCATCTCGCGCGGATTGATGAGCAGCACGTCGCGCGTGCCCTCGATCCCGCGCAGCCGGTCCGAATAGCCGTAGATGGTGGTGTTGAACTGGTCGTTCGAGCGCATGGTGATCAGCCGGTAGCGGCCCGGCGCGTCGGGCACGCCGATCGATGAGAGCTGCGTCGGCACGGTGAAATCGGCCTTGCCGCTCTTTGTCTTCCACACCCGCTCGCGCGCCGAATTGCCGCGATAGAAGCCGCCCGGGGTGAACATGCGCGCGTTGAAATCGTGGAATTCCTCCGGATAGATGGCGGCGATCTCGTCGCGGATCAGGCCGTAATCGGCGGTCCACTCGGCCCATTTCAGCCGCGGATTGGGCGGCAGCGTGGCCTGCGCCAGACCGGCCACGATCGCCACCTCGGACAGGAGATCGGGGCTCGCCGGGGTGCGCCGGCCGATCGAGCCATGGATGCAGGACAGCGAATCCTCCATCGTCACCGCTTGCGGGCCGGTCGCCTGCTCATCCTCCTCGGTGCGGCCCAGACAGGGCAGGAGATAGGCGACCTCGCCATTGATGAGGTGGCTGCGGTTGAGCTTGGTTGCGATCTGCACCGTCAGCCGCATCTTGGTCCAGGCCGCCTCCATCTGCTCGCGCTCGGGAATGGCGCGGACGAAATTGCCGCCCAGCCCGATAAAGGCCTTCACCTCGCCGCTCAGGATCTTCTCGCAGGCCTTGACGGTGTTGAGCCCCTCCTCGCGCGGCGGCTCGAAGCCATAGCGATCGGCGATCCAGTCGAGCGGCACCAGCTCGGGCTTCTCTGAAATGCCGACGGTGCGCTGGCCCTGGACATTGCTATGGCCGCGCACCGGCGAGACGCCCGTCCCCTCCCGGCCGATATTGCCGCGGAGCAGCAGGAAGTTGACGAGGCAGCCGATGCTCTGCGAGCCATGGACATGCTGGGTCAGCCCCATGCCATAGACGCCGATCACCCGCTCCGCGCCGAGATACACCTCCGCCGCCTCGATCAGCGCGGCGCGGGTCAGGCCCGATTCGGCCTCGATCTCGTCCCAGCTGGTGGCGCGCACCTTCTCGATGAATTCGTCGAAGCCCGTGGTGTGCTGGGCGATGAAATCCACGTCGATGACATGGCGCCGCTCGGCCGCGAAGCGCTTGTCCTCCTCGTCCAGCACATGCTTGCACATGCCGATCAGCGCGGCGATGTCGCCGCCCGCCTTCACCTGATGATATTGGCAGGAGATCTGCGTCGCGTGGCCGCTCAGCATCTCCAGCGGGTTCTGCGGGTTGATGAAGGATTCGAGCCCCTTCTCCCGCACCGGATTGAAGGTGACGATGCGGCAGCCGCGCTTCACCGCCTCCTGCAGCGGGTGGAGGAAGCGCGGGCTGTTCGAGCCGGTGTTCTGGCCGAAGAAGAAGATCGCGTCGCAGCTGTCGAAATCGGAATGGACGCAGGTGCCGACCGGCGAGCCGATCACCTTCTTGAGCCCGACCGAGGTCGTCTCGTGGCACATGTTGGAGCTGTCGGGCAGATTGTTATGGCCATAGACGCGGCCGAACAGCGCGTAGAGATAGGAGGTTTCCAGGCTCGCCCGGCCCGAGGCGTAGAACACCGCCGAGCCGGGATCCAGCGCCTTCAGCTCGGCGCCGATCGCGGTGAAGGCCTCCTCCCAGGAGCAGGGCACATAATGATCCGTGGCGGGATCATAGCGCATCGGATGGGTGAGCCGGCCCTGCTGCTCGAGATCATAATCGCGCCAGCCCTTCAGCTCGGTCACGCTGTGCTGGGCGAAGAATTCGGGGGTGCAGCGGCGCGTGGTCAGCTCCCACAGCGTCGCCTTGGCGCCATTCTCGCAAAATTCGAAGGTGTGCGGATCGGCGGGCTTGGTCCAGGCGCAGCTCACGCACATGAAGCCGCCCGGCTTGTTCTGGCGGCTCAGCGTCTCCAGCGCGGCGGGCGTGGCCCATTCGCGGCCGAACACTTCGACGATGCCGCGCACCGAGCCCCATCCCCCGGTCGAGCCCGAATAATGGATCGTACCGTCCTCGTGCCGTGCCATATCCTGTCTCCTAAGCCGTCCGCCGCCGGGCCCAAGCGCCCGCAAGTGCCGCCCCCGCTAGCCCGATCCCCGCCGCCACCAGCCGATGCCGCTGGGCCAGCGTGTAGAGGCTCGTCTCGCGTGGATGTTCGTGGCGCGAGCGCGTCTCCGCCGTGCCGCCCGCGCGGAACAGCGTGTCGCCCGGCGTGGCGGGCCGCGCCGGATCGAACAGGCCGCGCATCAGAAGCGGCGCCAGCCATTCGATTAGCTGCGGAAAATGGACGCCGATCAGCACATTGGCGCGTCCGGCGCCGCCCACGGTGATGGTTCGCCGGCGATGCGCGGCGGCATCGCAAATCGCTTCGGCGACGAGTTCGGGCGCATAGAGGGGCGGGGGCACCAGCGCCTCGCCCTGCAGCGCGCCCGCGCCGTGATTGGCGGCGTGCTGCGCGATCGGCGTATCGATGCCCGCCGGCTTGATCAGCGTGACCGAGATCGGCACGCCGTCCGCCGCCAGCTCCTGCCGCAGCGCCTCCACATAGGCCTTCACCGCATGTTTGGAGGCGGCATAGGCGCTGAGGATGGGCGCGGGCAGATCCGAGGCGATCGAGCCGATCGTGATCAGCGCCCCGCCCTTGTCCCGCAAATGGCGCACCGCCACCCGGCAGCCTTCGACCATGCCGAAATAATTGGTGTCGAACAGGCGGCGATGCTCGGCCTCGGGCGTATCCAGAAGCTTGGCGTAGATGGCAACACCGGCGCAATTCACCCATGTGTCGATGGTGCCGAACCGCTCCACCGCCGCGTCGGCGGCGCGCGCCAGCTCGCCCGGGCGGGTGACATCGGCCACCGCGAAGGCGGCCTTGCCGCCGGCGGCGGCGATGCGATCCACCGCATGGGCCAGCCCCTCGCGGCTGCGCGCCACCAGCATCACGCGCGCGCCCCGCCGGGCGGCCAGCTCGGCGGTGGCGAGGCCGATGCCGGAACTGGCCCCGGTGATCAGCATCACCTGCTCGGGCACGGGCTTGAGGGCAATACGCATGATCGGCTCCGGCAGGGGCTTTGCCGCAGACAATGTCTGGCGATCCAAAGGGTTCAGCGGATCGGGCCGGATCGCGACCGGCTGCCCAAGAAAAAGCCCCTCCCGCCACGGGGGCGGGAGGGGCCGGAGCGATCGGCGCGTGGGCGCGGCCGATCAGCTGTTCAGATAATCGCCGGCATCGGCGTCGGTGCCGTGACCCGACATGGCGACTTCGCCAAGCGGATCGTTGCCCGTGCCAGCGGCGGCGCGGGCATCGCGGGCCAGCTCCGCCTCATGCTCTTCCACCGCCGAGTTGGGCGCGACGATGGCGGTGGCCAGCGGCCGCTGCTGGGCGCGGAGCGCGGCATCGCGGCTGCTCGCCGCCACCCGCAGCCGGTGCATGCCGGCGCCGGTGCCCGCCGGCACCAGCCGGCCGACGATGACATTCTCCTTGAGGCCGTTGAGGTGATCCACCTTGCCCTGCACCGAAGCCTCGGTGAGCACGCGGGTGGTCTCCTGGAACGAGGCCGCCGAGATGAAGGAGCGCGTCTGGAGCGAGGCCTTGGTGATGCCGAGCAGGATCGGCTTGCCTTCGGCCGGCTGCTTGCCCTCCGCGATCATCTTGCGGTTGAGCGCCTCCATATCCTCCTTCTCGACCTGCTCGCCCGGCAGGAAGGTGGTGTCGCCCGCGACCGTGATCTCGACCTTGAGCAGCATCTGACGAACGATCGTCTCGATATGCTTGTCGTTGATCTTCACGCCCTGCAGTCGGTACACTTCCTGGATTTC contains:
- a CDS encoding NCS2 family permease, whose protein sequence is MVSLALDRRFALAARGSDLRTELVAGATSFLTMAYIVLVNPAILGAAGMPPAGVAAATCLAAGFASILMGLLANVPLALAPGMGLNAYFAFTVVQAMGIPWPTALACVFLSGLAFLALTLAGVRQMIVAAIPAPLFAAVAGGIGLFIGFIGLRNAGLVAASPATFVTLGDLHRPGALCALFGLALIAALSLWRVRGAMLIGILATSLVAAWFGQSGAPAPGYDLGAIRGTALALDFSGLLGRHGVGLLEILFVFLFVDLFDNLGTLVAVSRRAGLIAPDGSIAGLNRILLADSIATMAGALLGTSTVTAYVESAAGVQAGGRTGLTAIVTGLLFLATTLVAPYAGLVPVAATAPALILVGGLMMAPLAEIDWQDPFIAVPAFLTLVMIPLSFSIANGLAFGLTALAVMKIVSGRLGRGDWLLMLLAALFALRFAYLSAA
- a CDS encoding DMT family transporter, coding for MRRTAFLMLLVAGLCWGLGFPLGKLALAETDAAHVVLLRFLVAALAALPFALGRAENRALFRSARVLGAGLLYGIAFLVQFEGLARVSVTLAALLVGAMPALIAVSARLLGERTSWQVWGGVAAATLGAALIAGHPGDAGSLLGVALSLGSLLLFLGWFYALKHAPAGGGALAMPAVTVVVATMVLLPLVLVLHGPPPLRLSAPAWAGIIGQGLLSTMVATAAWDYGASRVGSASAGVFINIEPLLGAILGVSLFGDRLTWSLAAGGLLILAGSLAVVLGETPHHDRSDAPPSPA
- a CDS encoding sensor histidine kinase, with protein sequence MAERRAPEPFFADKNRAFWLLQSAGWAGYFILRTLTGIANAMGLLFIVPSALATATGYSLTLLMGAAFRRLIQARPIWTWSMSIVLLVAASAAFSTIEVWAHATFYRPGIRPEGAQFLGAIILDFAVLAAWSALYYAINFYLKLEQQTDQLERLEGQASAAQLAMLRYQLNPHFLFNTLNSISTLVLLKQTDRANMMLSRLSAFLRYTLVNEPTAQVTLAQEVETLKLYLEIEKMRFEERLRAHFDVEAAAAGTRLPSLLLQPLVENAIKYAVTPQEEGADIAVTARLIGDRVQIAVTDTGPGLNDGGQRATSSMGVGLANIRERLAQAYGPRHSFEAHPLAEGGFSVRIEIPAESVPKEIA
- a CDS encoding LytR/AlgR family response regulator transcription factor, producing the protein MTIRTILVDDESLAIQGLQLRLARHEDVEVIDTCLNGREAIRAIKTHKPDLVFLDIQMPGFDGFSVIQGLMEVEPPLFVFVTAYSDHAIRAFEAQATDYLMKPVEEDRLADTLDRVRQRLAERKGVEEVGRLKEALAEHAPEAAEAITDGHDGPAANRYEKLINIKDRGQIFRVDVDTIERIDAAGDYMCIYTGDNTLILRETMKFLEKRLDPRRFQRVHRSTIVNLDLVRQVKPHTNGECFLVLESGAQVKVSRSYKDVVARFVH
- a CDS encoding FdhF/YdeP family oxidoreductase, which codes for MARHEDGTIHYSGSTGGWGSVRGIVEVFGREWATPAALETLSRQNKPGGFMCVSCAWTKPADPHTFEFCENGAKATLWELTTRRCTPEFFAQHSVTELKGWRDYDLEQQGRLTHPMRYDPATDHYVPCSWEEAFTAIGAELKALDPGSAVFYASGRASLETSYLYALFGRVYGHNNLPDSSNMCHETTSVGLKKVIGSPVGTCVHSDFDSCDAIFFFGQNTGSNSPRFLHPLQEAVKRGCRIVTFNPVREKGLESFINPQNPLEMLSGHATQISCQYHQVKAGGDIAALIGMCKHVLDEEDKRFAAERRHVIDVDFIAQHTTGFDEFIEKVRATSWDEIEAESGLTRAALIEAAEVYLGAERVIGVYGMGLTQHVHGSQSIGCLVNFLLLRGNIGREGTGVSPVRGHSNVQGQRTVGISEKPELVPLDWIADRYGFEPPREEGLNTVKACEKILSGEVKAFIGLGGNFVRAIPEREQMEAAWTKMRLTVQIATKLNRSHLINGEVAYLLPCLGRTEEDEQATGPQAVTMEDSLSCIHGSIGRRTPASPDLLSEVAIVAGLAQATLPPNPRLKWAEWTADYGLIRDEIAAIYPEEFHDFNARMFTPGGFYRGNSARERVWKTKSGKADFTVPTQLSSIGVPDAPGRYRLITMRSNDQFNTTIYGYSDRLRGIEGTRDVLLINPREMERAGLHEGQRVALVSDAGDGVHRRVGGLKVLPFALPDGCLGGYYPECNALIPLWYHDQASKTPAAKGVPVRIEA
- a CDS encoding SDR family oxidoreductase, encoding MRIALKPVPEQVMLITGASSGIGLATAELAARRGARVMLVARSREGLAHAVDRIAAAGGKAAFAVADVTRPGELARAADAAVERFGTIDTWVNCAGVAIYAKLLDTPEAEHRRLFDTNYFGMVEGCRVAVRHLRDKGGALITIGSIASDLPAPILSAYAASKHAVKAYVEALRQELAADGVPISVTLIKPAGIDTPIAQHAANHGAGALQGEALVPPPLYAPELVAEAICDAAAHRRRTITVGGAGRANVLIGVHFPQLIEWLAPLLMRGLFDPARPATPGDTLFRAGGTAETRSRHEHPRETSLYTLAQRHRLVAAGIGLAGAALAGAWARRRTA